Within the Apostichopus japonicus isolate 1M-3 chromosome 6, ASM3797524v1, whole genome shotgun sequence genome, the region ACTGCTTTGTGATTTACAGGTGCTCAACCCTGGTGCCATTGCATGAGCGGTGTCATGTCCTCCGTGATGTTGTTGATACTTCTCAGCGTGAATATATGTTACTTGGGATTTGTCTTAACGATGGCATGGGCTGATTCTGGTCAAATTCTACACTTGCTTAATAAATTTTCCTTTATTCTTGTGTTGTCATCGTACCCTTTCATGGCATGCTGTTCCAAGCTGAACGATTACATTCAAGGGAGAATCCCTTGTCTTTTGTGGTCTAGAACTTTCAACATTCGTTTTATAGTTACGCGAGCACAGTATGTGGACTGGAAGCATGCAGGTGAGAGTTCTTAATGTGTCCTTTAGAAATAACATTATCATTGCTATCAATGTAAGATGATTTCTTCTATTAACAAACCCTTAAGTTAACAATCCATTAATTTAAGGTTTCCTTGTTGGACAATTCAGTTACATAAGACATATCTTAAAGACGAAAACAATCTTCCACACTGTTTGTTGAAAACTCCATCTCTCAAAATGCTCTCCCTAACTCGACATAACGAACATTCAATGAAACGTATTTTGACTGTCAATTTTTCACTTACTCCAAGAATGAATCACAGTAAGTGATCTGTAATGTCATTATGACGAATTTTCTACAATCCACATATTCACTGTTCTTCTACTGATATTCTTGTTGATTTGTCCTGATACTTTCTGAATGCTTAATTAACATAATTCGCTCTTTCtaaatttcatttattaacaGGTCTTCCAGGAAAAAAGTTTCTCTTCCTTTGTATCGTCTGGCCTGGCCTTTTATCCCTGTATCGATCATACCTCTTACTGATAGTTGGGTGTCAGTCGACCTTCAACTCCAACCAGGCTTTCAAAATGTTCGTTTGCGTTTTTGTTTTCGTTATGATGGTCACGTGGGGTCTATTTATATACCTTATCTACTTTATCCGTCTTTCATTTCACCGACAATTTCGTCATCTTCTCCTTTACCTCAACGAATTCCAGGGAGAGATTGACCTCTGTCGAGATACCATTCACAATGTCTATGCCGAATTCAATTGCTTTCGCAAATGTTGTAACATTCATGTTATGGTAATGTTTCCGGCGCTTATTTTGGGCATAGCAACAACCGTCACATGGCAGTATATGCAAAGTGATGATTGGTCAGGTAATACTGAAAACAGGAATCATGAGAAGCAATTACAATACTTGGGATGGAACGTAATTGCAATGGGAGTGTCTTTGATATTGATCGCAACCGGAGGGTTAGATGTAAACGCTGTTGAAGCTAACTTTAACTCCAATGTTTTGCATCTACAATCTGAGCGTTATGAGaaattttggaaggaaattATCCATCAGATTGTTGTAGTGTCAAAAGTATCTAACAGTATTCGAATGTCTATAATATTCTCTATTCTTGGTAGTTACATGGCACTTCAGTTTCAAGACCAAGACCTCAAACTTGTTTGTTGATTATTGAACGGAAAGGGCACTCTATGTAAATCGCGTTAAAATTATCTTTCTGTTTCAAAGAATACTGTGAACGGAATGTTAGGAAATTGTGCGatactgttacttgtcaatccttttcaattttttgttacagtttttgtacttttcattgtaattatatttaaaatgcGTTGAAAACAGCGAACATATGATTACATATGTAGGTGTACTTTTAATCTCAGTGTAAAATTCAGACATCCATATGACTCCCATCCGTATGTAGACCTACATGACGTacacaagttttcttttgacgAGGTGGCCTCCTGCTGCATGTGAGTGACATAAGGGTTGTTAAACTCCCGTAAATTATCACTGCAGGCATCGTACCTTACAAGATAATGTTATGTCATGAGGATATCATTGTAGCACCCTCAATACTTCCCAATAGTAAAGTTTATAGTTTTAGAAGACTATTAGAAATTTATGAGTTCATCTTTGAATTTTTACAAGATCCCTCGGGAGCCTATTCACTATCATGGTGCATACCTCGTGTATATCACTTGTGAACGTATACTTGCTAGTTCTGGGTTGGCAATGTGTACACGGAATATAACAGCCCTTATTAAGTGTAGTttagtatttattattttgatctCCTGTGATGTCAGAATGTAAAcagaatgtatttaatattttagcGTTATTTACCTGTAACGGCTATAAGTGGTCTACAGGTGTATTCATTTTTATTGGGATCTGTGTAAATCATGTGTCATTTTAACTGTTGTGTAGTAGTATGGGTTGATAGGGTTGATTATGGCACTAACAATGCCCTCAACCATCATCATCTTATGTGTGTATTATTTAGTTGGTACTAAGTGTCGCCTATTCGAGTTATGTTTAGATCCCATGATGCAATGATACACTTTTACTAGTTGCCATCCATGATGATCATATTATAGCCGAACTTTCTGTGAACGTTAATGTTGAAAGAGTTGTAGCAATATGTTAGTAGACATATTGATGTAATGTGTATTTTTGTGGACCGAGGCACTATTGAAGTTGTTTTGTTAGAACATTAGCAATGATTAGCTGTCTTTATCCCTATTAGTTACTCTTAATTAGTACACACTCCATCTGACCAGATATAGCAGATAGGTCAGGTGATATAGTCTCTGCTTTGTAGCCTACTGCATATGTTAGTCTTAGGGGATGCTTAGGTGTCGCGCAGCCTAACAAAATGTGTTAGTTGCCACGGCAACCTGTGGTCTAAGTCACTACTTGAGTATGGGTTAAAGTGGTTAGTGTACTACTTGTTGTTATAATTACTAAATGAGGCATTTCCCCGTTAGTATATATCGTTACTTTGAGACGTTCCAATAAGTTCAACATGATGAGACTGCGAATGTGTGTTAGCTCGATTTAATTGTTTTCACCCAGTGAGGGTATATCTGTAGTGGAACTAAGGTAATCAGAACTTTTGCGACGTTCCTAGATTAG harbors:
- the LOC139968977 gene encoding uncharacterized protein, producing MDGKDLISQTQESSLTISGRKKWSVSFWMILQFLWLPHPNAVQYKRKCLKCRLRQVESLPLGEESINSTTPLTESSTYQTFLIRQQQNETCSVCDTLWWDFHRRTVKYNEIDIGAQPWCHCMSGVMSSVMLLILLSVNICYLGFVLTMAWADSGQILHLLNKFSFILVLSSYPFMACCSKLNDYIQGRIPCLLWSRTFNIRFIVTRAQYVDWKHAGLPGKKFLFLCIVWPGLLSLYRSYLLLIVGCQSTFNSNQAFKMFVCVFVFVMMVTWGLFIYLIYFIRLSFHRQFRHLLLYLNEFQGEIDLCRDTIHNVYAEFNCFRKCCNIHVMVMFPALILGIATTVTWQYMQSDDWSGNTENRNHEKQLQYLGWNVIAMGVSLILIATGGLDVNAVEANFNSNVLHLQSERYEKFWKEIIHQIVVVSKVSNSIRMSIIFSILGSYMALQFQDQDLKLVC